The Amycolatopsis sp. NBC_01480 genome segment CTGGACCCAGGGCGGCTGCAAGAGCTGGTACCTCGACGCGAAGGGCGTGAACCGGTCGATCTGGCCCGGCCTCACCTGGCGGTACTGGCTGGAGACCCGCCGCGTCGACCCGAGCGACTACGAGCTGAGCGGACGGTCGTCGTGAGCGCGGAGCCGATCCAGCACGAGCAGATCGTGCTGCACGCGCGCGACGTCGAGTTCGACTGGGCCGCACTGCCGATGCACTGGGTGCCCGGCGAACCGCAGGCCACGCACACCATCAACGTCCTGCACATCGCGCTGCCCGAGGGCGAGCGCTGGTTCGTCGAGGTGTTCAAGCAGGCCGTGCCGCTGATCCGCGACGCGCGGCTCAAGGAGGACGTGCTCGGCTTCATCGGCCAGGAGGCCATGCACGCCGAGGCCCACGACGGCGCCGCTGAGCACCTCGAAGCCGCGGGACTGCACGTCCGGCCGTACGTCGCGCAGATGGAGTGGCTGTTCCGCAAGCTGCTGGGGGATCGCGACCCGCGCGGGCGGACGCGACGGCCCGGGCAGTCCGAAGAGGAGTGGCTGATCGAGCGGCTCGGGCTGATCGCAGCGATCGAGCACTACACGGCGTTCCTCGGCCAATGGGTGCTGGACGCGAAGGCGCTCGACGAAGCGGGCGCCGACCCGACGATGCTCGACCTGCTGCGCTGGCACGGCGCGGAGGAGGTCGAGCACCGTTCCGTGGCGTACGACCTGTTCTGCCACCTCGACGGCCGCTACTCGCGACGGGTGCGGAGCATGGCCGTGGTGACGCCCGCGTTGTTCTGGGTTTTCGCGCGCGGCACGCGGTTCCTGATGGCGAACGACCCGTCCCGGCCCGGGAAGGCGTCCTTGCGCGGATACCTGAACGCGGCGAAGAAAGGACTCCTGCCGGGCCCGCGCGACCTGCTGCGGGAGATCCGGCCGTACTTCCGGAAGTCCTATCACCCCACGGAAACCGGCAACACCGACCAGGCCGTCGCGTACCTCGCCAGCTCGCCCGCGGCGCAGGCGGCCGACGCGCCGAAGTGAGCACGCCCGACTTCCCGCCGAGGCTCGACGGCAGCGGGCGGCGCGACCGGCTGATGTCCACGCTGATCGGGGTGACCGCGGCCTACCGCAGGCTCGCCGACCGGTCCGGGCGCAGCCGCCCGCCCGTGCGCGAGGTCGACCGGAACCTGGAACTGCTGGTGGAGGCCGTGCGCGAGGAGGCCGACGGCGTGGTCAGCCTTCGGCTGGCGCGCCCGTCCGGCGGGCCGCTGCCGGGCTGGCGGCCGGGCGCGCATCTGGACCTGAACCTGCCTTCGGGACGGCTGCGGCAGTACTCGCTGTGCGGCGACCCCGAGGACCCGTCGTACTACCGCGTGGCGGTGCGGCGGATCGGGACGGCTTCGTCGGAGGTGCACACGCTGCGGCCGGGCACGAAGGTGGTGGTGCGCGGGCCACGTAACGCTTTCCCGTTCGTCGCCGCGCCGGACTACCTCTTCGTGGCCGGCGGCATCGGGATCACGCCGATCCTGCCGATGGTGCACCGCGCGGCCGCGAGCGGCGCCGGCTGGCGGCTGGTCTACACCGGACGAGACCGCGCGTCGATGCCGTTCCTGGACGAGCTGGCGGACCTGCCGGAGGACCGCGTGTGGATCCGGCCGGACACGGAGTACGGGATCCCCGCGTCGGGCGCGGAGCTGCTGGAAGGCGTGCCGGACGGCGCTTCGGTGTACTGCTGCGGGCCGGTGCCGATGATCACCGGCGTACGCGTGGACCTGGCGCTCACCGGCGCGGCGGCGGTGTACTTCGAACGGTTCTCGACGCCGCCGATCGTCGGCGGGCAGCCGTACCAAGTGCGGCTGCGGCGCACCGGCGTGACGCTGGACGTGCCCGCGGACCGCTCGACCCTGGACGTGGTGCGCGAACGGCTGCCGGACGTGCCCTACTCCTGTCGCCAGGGCTTCTGCGGCACCTGCGCGGTGCCCACCCCGGACGGCGGATCGGTGCGGATCTGCGTGGACCGCGGACCCGCCGTCCTGGAGCTCTGACTGACTCGTGAGTGTTCAGGACGGTTCTAACCGTCCTGAACACTCACGAGCCCTGAGGCAGCCAGGCCCCGAGCACCGGGTTGAACTCGCGCACCGAGCGCTCGGCGATCACGCCCTCGAGGTAGTACGGGTCGGTGTTGATCAGCTCGGTGAGCGCGGCCTCGTCCTCGGCCTGCCAGAGCGTGAGGCCGCCGGTGCCGTCGCCGAGCGGGCCCGCGACCGCGACCCGGCCCTCGGCGGCGTGGCCGGACAGGTACTCGCGGTGACGGGGCCGGACCTCGGCCAGCTTCTCCTGTACGTAACGGATTTCGACGAGGTACCAGGCCATGTGGATCTCCCGGGCTAGTGCGGCGGTGACGGTCCCGACGCTACCTGTCACCACCGTGCCGATCTCACCATCCGATCGGTGGCGGGTGGGGGGCAACCCGATACGCTAGGCGTGCGTCAGTGGCTGTGTGAACGCTGTGAATGCCGTGACCAGGCCGCCGGCGCGGGACACCGTGCCTGATCCCGTCCGGGACGACCGGCACGGATTCGGCGGGGTCGAGGACAGGCAGGGGTTCATGCTGGAGGGCAACGCGGAACGCAGCGTCGAGGCGACCCTCGGCCACCTGCGGACCATCGACGGACCGGTCGCGGTGCAGCCGCCGGCCGCGCCGCTGAACCTGGAGGACCTGTACCGCCAGCACCGGATGCGGCTGGTCCGGCTGGCGATCCTGCTGGTCGACGAGCCGGCCACGGCCGAGGACGTGGTGCAGGAGGCCTTCACCGGGCTGCACCGGAACTGGGGCCGGCTTCGTGACGCGGCCGCGGCCGTCGGCTACCTGCGCACTGCCGTGGTCAACGGATCGCGCAGCGTGCTGCGCCGGCGCAAGACCGCGCGTGAGTACGTGCCGCCGCACGCGGTGAACGCCCGTTCGGCGGAAAGCCTCGCCATGCTGTCCAGCGAGCACCAGGCCGTGGTCAGCGCGCTTTCGAAGCTGCCGCCGCGCCAGCGCGAGGTGCTGGTGCTGCGGTACTACGGCGGGCTGAGCGAGGCGGAGATCTCCGAGGCCGCCGGCATCTCCAAGGGCACGGTCAAATCGACGGCCAGCCGGGCCCTGGAGGCGCTCCAGAAGGCCATGCAGACCCAGAAGTGACCCGGGTGGAGCAATCCCATCACTGAGTAGCGTAGCCACGCTTGGTCCAGACCAATATATGCTGGGCGACGTGAAGCACGCCGCAGACTTCGTCATCACGGGCGGCCGGGTCGCCGCCCCGGACCGCGTACTCGACGACGGCTGGCTGTCCGTCGCCGACGGGCGGATCGCCGCAGTGGGCACGGGCACGCCGCCGGGCGGCCCCGAACTCCCGCGCGTCGACGTGGGCGGGGCGCTGGTTGTCCCCGGGTTCATCGACACGCACTGCCACGGTGGTGGCGGCGGCTCGTTCTCCACGGTGGACCCGGACGAGATGCTCACCGCGGTGCGCGCGCACCGCCGGCACGGCACCACGACCACGCTGGCCAGCCTGGTGTCCGACCCCGTCGACCTGCTGACCGAGCAGATCGCGGCCCTGCGCGAGCTGGTGCAGGACGGCGAGCTGGCCGGCATCCACCTGGAGGGCCCGTTCATCTCGCGCGCCCGCTGCGGCGCGCACGACCCGGACACCCTGCTCGAACCGGACACCGGCACGGTGGAGAAGCTGCTGCGCGCGGGCCACGGCGCGATCCGCATGGTCACCCTCGCGCCGGAGCTGAACGGCGGCGTCAAGGCCGTCCGGCAGCTCGCCGAATCGGGCGTGACCGCGGCGATCGGGCACACGGACGGTGTCGCCGACCAGCTGGTCCCGGCCATCGACGCGGGCGCCACGGTGGCCACGCACCTGTTCAACGGCATGCGCCCGCTGCACCACCGCGAGCCGGGCCCGGTGGGCGTGCTGCTGGACGACGAGCGCGTGACGGTCGAGCTGATCTGCGACCTCGTCCACCTGCACCCGACCGTGGTGCGCTTGGCCGCGTCCCACGCCGGCCGCGGCCGCACGGTGCTGATCACCGACGCCATGTCGGCCACCGACGCCGCCGACGGCCGCTACAACCTGGGCCGCCTGGAGGTCGACGTCCACGACGGCGTCGCCACCCTCGCCGATAACGGCTCTCTGGCCGGCAGCACCTTGACGATGGACAACGCCTTCCGCAACCTGGTGAAGGGTGCGAAACTCGGTGTCCTCGACGCCGTCCGGGCGACCTCCGGGCGTCCCGCCGAGCTGCTCGGCGTCGCGGACCGCACCGGCTCGCTGCGCCCCGGCCTGGCCGCCGACGTGGTCGTGATGGACGACGACCTGCGCCCGGTGAAGGTGCTCCGCCGGGGCGAATGGGTCGCCGAGGTCGGCCGGGCTACCTTGAGCACGTAACGATCCAGCCACGACACGGGGGAAGACG includes the following:
- the nagA gene encoding N-acetylglucosamine-6-phosphate deacetylase → MLGDVKHAADFVITGGRVAAPDRVLDDGWLSVADGRIAAVGTGTPPGGPELPRVDVGGALVVPGFIDTHCHGGGGGSFSTVDPDEMLTAVRAHRRHGTTTTLASLVSDPVDLLTEQIAALRELVQDGELAGIHLEGPFISRARCGAHDPDTLLEPDTGTVEKLLRAGHGAIRMVTLAPELNGGVKAVRQLAESGVTAAIGHTDGVADQLVPAIDAGATVATHLFNGMRPLHHREPGPVGVLLDDERVTVELICDLVHLHPTVVRLAASHAGRGRTVLITDAMSATDAADGRYNLGRLEVDVHDGVATLADNGSLAGSTLTMDNAFRNLVKGAKLGVLDAVRATSGRPAELLGVADRTGSLRPGLAADVVVMDDDLRPVKVLRRGEWVAEVGRATLST
- a CDS encoding SigE family RNA polymerase sigma factor, which gives rise to MLEGNAERSVEATLGHLRTIDGPVAVQPPAAPLNLEDLYRQHRMRLVRLAILLVDEPATAEDVVQEAFTGLHRNWGRLRDAAAAVGYLRTAVVNGSRSVLRRRKTAREYVPPHAVNARSAESLAMLSSEHQAVVSALSKLPPRQREVLVLRYYGGLSEAEISEAAGISKGTVKSTASRALEALQKAMQTQK
- a CDS encoding PDR/VanB family oxidoreductase, producing MSTPDFPPRLDGSGRRDRLMSTLIGVTAAYRRLADRSGRSRPPVREVDRNLELLVEAVREEADGVVSLRLARPSGGPLPGWRPGAHLDLNLPSGRLRQYSLCGDPEDPSYYRVAVRRIGTASSEVHTLRPGTKVVVRGPRNAFPFVAAPDYLFVAGGIGITPILPMVHRAAASGAGWRLVYTGRDRASMPFLDELADLPEDRVWIRPDTEYGIPASGAELLEGVPDGASVYCCGPVPMITGVRVDLALTGAAAVYFERFSTPPIVGGQPYQVRLRRTGVTLDVPADRSTLDVVRERLPDVPYSCRQGFCGTCAVPTPDGGSVRICVDRGPAVLEL
- a CDS encoding YciI family protein encodes the protein MAWYLVEIRYVQEKLAEVRPRHREYLSGHAAEGRVAVAGPLGDGTGGLTLWQAEDEAALTELINTDPYYLEGVIAERSVREFNPVLGAWLPQGS
- a CDS encoding metal-dependent hydrolase; translated protein: MSAEPIQHEQIVLHARDVEFDWAALPMHWVPGEPQATHTINVLHIALPEGERWFVEVFKQAVPLIRDARLKEDVLGFIGQEAMHAEAHDGAAEHLEAAGLHVRPYVAQMEWLFRKLLGDRDPRGRTRRPGQSEEEWLIERLGLIAAIEHYTAFLGQWVLDAKALDEAGADPTMLDLLRWHGAEEVEHRSVAYDLFCHLDGRYSRRVRSMAVVTPALFWVFARGTRFLMANDPSRPGKASLRGYLNAAKKGLLPGPRDLLREIRPYFRKSYHPTETGNTDQAVAYLASSPAAQAADAPK